AATTCAAAAAATTCAAAAAATGGAGCGCGCAAGCCATTCCCCTCCCGTTAAATTAGGAGGTATTCTTGCCAAGAATAGGATCAAAAGTTACCTGTTTTTAAGAATATTCTATCGAATTAAGCCGAGTATAAAGAGGCGTGTTTCATAAAAGCACTAGAGCATGATGACGCCGCGACCAATCGACGTGATGGGCCCCGTCGGGCGACCAGTCGGTGAGCCAGTTTCTTGCTCTAAGGTTAACTCGAACAATTGGTTCTCGGCGAGCGGTGGAAGCTGCTCTAACTCTACCCTAAGCGTTTCGCCTTTTTTTACCAAGCCTAAGGAAACCGGCGCATCCCAATTGTCTGCCTTTGTCCAAAATTGCAAAGCTTTGCCTTCTGGAATGTCAATGGTCATGAGGGGAACCAGTTGCAGTTGCCGTTGATTTGATTGGTTGGTCTGAATCACCCAGCCTGGGGTTTTATCCTCTGGAGCCACTAAAACGGCAATGTAAGTGGGCTCGCTGGGTGTGGGTTTTAGAGTGTGTAATTGCACTGCGAAAAATACGGCCAACGCCATGCCTGCTCCG
The sequence above is a segment of the Marinomonas sp. IMCC 4694 genome. Coding sequences within it:
- a CDS encoding anti-sigma factor domain-containing protein produces the protein MSKPHSNISDTDTDIPDTDSNLAGQYVLGTLDKAARLTFEARLVESPALQKKVNQWQNHFVSITDKLPPVSAPPPLTARIERSLDALDQPATSKPTREKTSFWQSLPIWRGLTGAGMALAVFFAVQLHTLKPTPSEPTYIAVLVAPEDKTPGWVIQTNQSNQRQLQLVPLMTIDIPEGKALQFWTKADNWDAPVSLGLVKKGETLRVELEQLPPLAENQLFELTLEQETGSPTGRPTGPITSIGRGVIML